Proteins found in one Plasmodium gaboni strain SY75 chromosome 13, whole genome shotgun sequence genomic segment:
- a CDS encoding hypothetical protein (conserved Plasmodium protein, unknown function) → MAKPTSLHSFFNSFFSPTLKNIFKKFRYENISKNVIENITRTGTFCRTLLPLFIPLSIYQYIRQTDKDRYSEELFLQYVKGEEMKKKDSSFLIENDDTNWRIKYDLYLIDKAVNS, encoded by the exons atgGCGAAGCCTACTTCTCttcattctttttttaattccTTTTTTAGTCCcactttaaaaaatatatttaaaaaatttcgttatgaaaatatatctaaaaatgtaattgaaaatattacaaGGACAGGAACATTTTGTAGGACACTACTCCCGTTATTCATACCACTATCAatttatcaatatataagaCAA ACCGATAAAGATCGATATTCagaagaattatttttgCAATATGTTAAGGGAgaagaaatgaaaaaaaaggactcttcttttttaatagaAAATGATGATACAAATTGGAGAATCAAATATGACTTATATTTAATAGACAAAGCTGTaaattcataa
- a CDS encoding putative palmitoyltransferase has product MNNSTSCVSINIKELLFNLSKQKDERIFYFLEKDKTLINIQDENGNSLLHWAVFLNNVYLVYYLLENNADRDIKSHSKQTPLFWAICSNNIFMIYILNKYGINLFQEDDKGYNCLIISIQYNNILVFFYLLYLNVSITHKDYNSCSVVDWAAYNNNLFFLRFFSIFMNNLYSLNLNTPTSTLHKAIIGNSYEACVYLILNKLQNIYDIGTDDNKTILQFVEDNKSKIDPRIYQFVNSKKVYRLCQNKGNINKNRNFLYEENGTIGPYTLKRKKKKLPIFLSIYTKYIENKALLLYPLMLVFLYVYLNITYFLYVRKYIEGQKLYIDLFHPFLFVIYYFVVTSNPGYLENNKSNVFNINMEGKKKKDINMKCKNGDNDKDEHDNTYDDTHNDVDSKQDQYKDKPSNDYYNKTNNNKEWSKENLTFQYIIKNIRDEINRYEKKYKLIEFAKRIKKENIFELKNSMEINWNIPPIEFTEININMLCPTCFLFKNLRTKHCSLCDKCVEIFDHHCDFTLNCMGIENARIFLLWILLNICFSFYIIYIYGCLIFNISFNYNNINFYIIILMAIVLSILLIYFMGAIFIRSIMNILENITSNEKFKIYTYKTFFTYELTMDEKKQPTVIRKFKNPFDQGRFFNFINFLTKSKTKLIKKEKQFIVIDKNIKAKS; this is encoded by the exons aTGAATAATTCAACATCATGTGTATCCATTAAcataaaagaattattatttaatttgtCAAAACAGAAAGATGAGagaattttttatttcttgGAAAAAGATAAAACACTAATTAATATACAAGACGAAAATG gaaATAGTTTATTACACTGGGCTgtctttttaaataatgtatatttaGTATACTACTTACTAGAAAACA ATGCTGATAGAGATATTAAGTCACATTCTAAGCAGACCCCATTATTCTGGGCCATATGctcaaataatatttttatgatttatattttgaataaGTATGgaattaatttatttcaAGAAGATGACAAAGGATATAATTGTCTAATCATAAGTATTCagtataataatattttagtttttttttatttattatatctaaATGTTTCTATAACACATAAAGATTATAATAGTTGCTCGGTAGTTGATTGGGCtgcatataataataatttatttttccttcgttttttttcaatatttatGAACAATTTATATTCTCTTAATTTAAATACTCCAACATCAACATTACATAAAGCTATCATTGGAAATTCGTATGAAGCatgtgtatatttaattttaaacaaacttcaaaatatttacGACATAGGAACGGATGACAAC AAAACCATTCTTCAATTCGTTGAAGATAACAAATCCAAAATAGACCCCAGAATTTATCAGTTTGTAAATAGTAAGAAGGTATATAGATTATGTCAAAACAAGggaaatataaataaaaatagaaattttttatatgaagaaaatgGTACTATAGGCCCATACACCCttaagagaaaaaaaaaaaaa ttgCCCATATTTCTTAGCatttatacaaaatatattgaaaataagGCTCTTCTGCTATACCCACTGATGTTGGTATTTctttatgtttatttaaaCATAACTTACTTCCTATAC gttagaaaatatatagagggacaaaaattatacatagACTTATTTCATCCCTTCCTTTTTgtcatatattattttgtgGTTACTAGCAACCCAGGATATTtggaaaataataaaagcAATGTGTTCAATATTAATATGGaaggtaaaaaaaaaaaagacatCAACATGAAATGTAAAAATGGAGATAATGATAAAGATGAGCATGATAATACATATGATGATACACATAATGATGTAGATTCAAAACAAGACcaatataaagataaaCCTTCaaatgattattataacaaaacaaataataataaagagTGGTCGAAAGAAAATCTTACTTTTCaatatatcattaaaaatataaggGATGAAATAAATAGATATGAAAAGAAATACAAATTGATTGAGTTTGCAAAAAGAATtaagaaagaaaatatttttgaattaaaaaatagTATGGAAATAAATTGGAATATCCCCCCTATAGAATTCACagaaattaatattaacaTGTTATGTCCTACatgttttctttttaaaaatttaagaACAAAACATTGTTCTTTGTGTGACAAATGTGTTGAAATATTTGATCATCATTGTGATTTTACACTTAATTGTATGGGTATTGAAAATGCTAGGATATTTCTTTTATGGATTTTACTCAAcatttgtttttctttttatattatatatatatatggatgtcttatttttaatatttcatttaattataacaacatcaatttttatatcataataCTTATGGCTATTgtattatctatattactaatatattttatgggtgccatatttataagatccattatgaacatattagaaaatattacatccaatgaaaaatttaaaatttatacaTACAAAACATTTTTTACATATGAATTAACTATGGATGAAAAAAAGCAACCTACTGTTATaagaaaatttaaaaatcCTTTTGATCAAGGAAGgttttttaattttataaattttttaacaaaATCAAAAACAAAGTTAattaaaaaggaaaaacAGTTTATAGTGATTgacaaaaatataaaagcCAAAAGCTAA
- a CDS encoding hypothetical protein (conserved Plasmodium protein, unknown function) translates to MEKHVNVYLFLYLIIFLEAYFCMSLFSTNIFPREYTKVVEKHLREDYYGDRDVDVFREIIRNYKDTDVFLSPSEEEKLKVNIQKYAGDHFIKEYDNLMNENSTDSNRKLAKSMINLIKQQFIKLKVIEQEYITPNYEQYKQVVVLKPDISDLTADTPCNTEAECKKLENMMNICTYIRGGADFAYDIFLVTTHVVTTMMAVMCACIFIGPVHICALKNFPYTCKLPYPIFSTLFMGTSAVWEVVKAATSLCRVYGDLSIMSKMA, encoded by the exons ATGGAAAAGCATGtaaatgtttatttatttttatatttaataatattcttaGAAGCTTATTTTTGCATGTCTTTGTTTAGTACTAATATTTTCCCAAGGGAAT ACACAAAGGTTGTAGAAAAACATTTAAGAGAAGATTATTATGGAG ATAGAGATGTAGATGTTTTTAG GGAAATTataagaaattataaagaCAC TGACGTATTTCTTAGTCCTTctgaagaagaaaaattaaaa GTTAACATACAGAAATATGCAGGAGACCATTTTATTAAAGAGTATGATAATCTGATGAATGAA AATTCTACAGATTCCAATAGAAAGTTAGCAAAGAGCATGATAAATTTAATCAAGCAAcaatttataaaattaaaagtTATAGAGCAAGAATATATTACTCCTAATTATGAACAGTATAAGCAAGTTGTTGTATTAAAGCCGGACATATCA GATTTAACAGCAG ACACCCCTTGTAATACAGAGGCGGAATGCAAAAAATTAGAA aATATGATGAACATATGCACATACATTAGAGGGGGGGCTGATTTTGCCTATGACATTTTTTTAGTAACTACACATGTGGTAACTACAATGATGGCAGTGATGTGTGCATGTATTTTTATCGGACCTGTACATATTTGTGCTCTAAAGAATTTTCca TATACGTGTAAATTACCCTACCCCATTTTTTCCACGCTCTTCATGGGAACCTCAGCAGTTTGGGAAGTg GTGAAAGCAGCCACGTCGTTGTGTAGGGTATATGGAg atTTATCTATTATGTCCAAAATGGCATGa
- a CDS encoding beta-hydroxyacyl-ACP dehydratase, which translates to MHYLIIHIALIVLPFLLAIDMKRENSFFLRHSPGILYKKADYNHMYDKIIKKQQNRIYDISSQINKDNINGQNISFNLTFPNYDTNIDIEDIKKILPHRYPFLLVDKVIYMQPNKTIIGLKQVSTNEPFFNGHFPQKQIMPGVLQIEALAQLAGILCLKSDDSQKNNLFLFAGVDGVRWKKPVLPGDTLTMQANLISFKSSLGIAKLSGVGYVNGKVAINISEMTFALSK; encoded by the exons aTGCATTATCTTATCATCCATATTGCTCTTATCGTTTTACCTTTTCTTTTGGCCATAGATATGAAAAGGGAgaattctttttttctacGACACTCACCAGGaatattatacaaaaaagctgattataatcatatgtatgataaaataattaagAAACAACAAAATAgaatatatgatatatcCTCTCAAATAAACAAAGACAATATTAATGGacaaaatatttcattCAATTTAACCTTTCCTAATTATGATACAAATATTGATATAGAAGATATAAAGAAAATCCTTCCGCATAGATATCCTTTCCTTTTAGTTGATAAAGTGATATATATGCAGCCGAATAAAACAATTATTGGATTAAAGCAAGTATCAACAAATGAGCCTTTTTTTAATGGACATTTTCCTCAAAAGCAAATTATGCCTGGTGTTCTTCAAATTGAGGCTTTGGCTCAGTTAGCGGGTATTTTATGTCTCAAAAGTGATGATAGTCAGAagaataatttatttttatttgcTGGAGTGGATGGAGTAAGGTGGAAAAAACCAGTACTTCCAG GTGATACATTAACAATGCAGGCGAAtttaatatcatttaaatcATCCCTAGGTATTGCAAAATTGAGTGGAGTTGGTTATGTAAATGGTAAAGTAgcaataaatatatcagAAATGACGTTTGCCTTATCGAAATaa
- a CDS encoding hypothetical protein (conserved Plasmodium protein, unknown function) — protein sequence MENIEKEENYLDRLTNFFKYLTLGVEKNNSTEKKNSAHSIKYDGHKNSLQQVVYNLKLKRASELGIPQRFIENTSISNNDSDKERDNNTKREDNEDELDNQIYDYNKFEQKNEQKNIQAISSQQENDEKKVYLFSSSIDLEHAEIYKIDQAHXXXXXXXXXEKSKSKSKQHELEEQNYSMNKIQLVDSEKENILMTNLKSISSSNNSEDIKNETTKEQNIINNNLYISDKKKKKSYISIRSIKEKNRVIKLPKLNFTNNLESSSNE from the exons ATGGAAAATATAGAGAAGgaagaaaattatttgGACAGACTtacaaatttttttaaatatttgaCATTAG GtgtagaaaaaaataatagtacggaaaaaaaaaattctgCTCATTCTATTAAATATGATGGTCATAAAAATAGTTTACAACAAGTtgtttataatttaaaattgAAGAGGGCATCTGAGTTAGGCATTCCTCAGAGATTTATTGAAAACACGAGCATATCCAACAATG ATTCTGATAAAGAAAGAGATAACAACACCAAGAGGGAAGACAATGAAGATGAACTAGACAATCAAATATATGATTACAACAAATTCgaacaaaaaaatgaacaGAAAAATATTCAAGCAATATCTTCACAACAAGAAAATGACGAAAAAAAGGTTTATTTGTTTTCTTCTAGTATAGATCTTGAACATGcagaaatatataaaatagaCCAAGCACATNNNNNNNNNNNNNNNNNNNNNNNNNNAGAAAAAAGCAAAAGCAAAAGCAAACAACACGAATTGGAAGAACAAAATTATTCaatgaataaaatacaaCTAGTTGATTcagaaaaagaaaatattcTCATGACAAATTTAAAAAGTATCTCATCGTCAAATAATTCGGAAGATATAAAGAATGAGACAAcaaaagaacaaaatattatcaataataatttatatatatcagataaaaaaaaaaaaaaatcatatataagtataagaagtattaaagaaaaaaatcGGGTAATTAAATTGCCAAAACTAAATTTCACAAATAACCTCGAATCGTCTtcaaatgaataa
- a CDS encoding putative acetyltransferase, GNAT family: MTILKKEIDKKKKKEKKSKASNLSGNFKSSDEKDELIQRLKICQYNDNIFDYIDKKYKKYIIKNKNYSNENILRDKEKNNDKYIHNNDDNNTHNNADKYMHNNDDNCSKNLVNSSFIFFESINSYELKKYKSSSLIFNMLHTITKINMKKLYDENNFLNKGWSDKEKFKELKSNRSKLILGFLKKEEANEYIDSHNLSENKRDDDTFSITKKNTKKHFVDIIKRDDKNEIEEFLKTNPLVCFINYRFTSDYYPYQKNIVCYLYEIQIIKEYIKIGIGTHLINILEQLCKNIYINKILCTVLKSNHKAVMFYKNKCSFQLDESSPDNFYSENVTSQTCEYEILKKDILL, from the coding sequence ATGacaatattaaaaaaagaaatcgataaaaaaaaaaaaaaagagaaaaaaagTAAAGCTTCCAATCTAAGTGGTAACTTCAAAAGTAGTGACGAAAAAGATGAACTCATACAAAGACTAAAAATATGTcaatataatgataatatttttgattatatcgataagaaatataaaaagtatattataaaaaataaaaattatagtaatgagaatatattaagagataaagaaaagaataatgataaatatatacataataatgatgataataatacacataataatgctgataaatatatgcataataatgatgataattgTTCCAAGAATTTAGTGAACTCatcatttattttctttGAATCTATTAATTCTTATGAActtaagaaatataaatcaaGCTCTctcatttttaatatgcTACACACTATTActaaaataaatatgaaaaaattatacgatgaaaataattttttaaataaagGTTGGTCAGACAAAGAAAAATTCAAAGAATTAAAAAGTAACAGGAGTAAATTGATATTAGGGTTTctaaaaaaagaagaagcaaatgaatatattgATAGCCATAATTTAAGTGAAAACAAAAGAGATGATGATACATTTTctattacaaaaaaaaatacaaagAAACACTTTGtagatataataaaaagagatgataaaaatgaaatcgaagaatttttaaaaacaaatcCACTTGTGtgttttataaattatagATTTACTTCAGATTATTATCcatatcaaaaaaatatagttTGTTATCTTTATGAAATAcaaattataaaagaatatataaaaattggCATAGGAActcatttaataaatatattagaGCAACTctgtaaaaatatatatattaataaaattttatgtACCGTTCTAAAAAGTAATCACAAAGCTGTCatgttttataaaaataaatgttcCTTTCAATTAGATGAGAGTTCACCCgataatttttattcaGAAAATGTTACGTCACAAACATGTgaatatgaaatattaaagaaggacatattattatag
- a CDS encoding 60S ribosomal protein L23: KSKNTGKNKHSVNVFKKGVVKPSDSKKTVKVTKKGVKKTLNKNASKKKLLKMKDDDKDSKKKKMKLSIRFKKPKTLKLARNPKCPRIVKSCHSKALDKYGLIKYPLTSEKAMKKIEEINTLVFICDKRANKKNIKKSVKNLFGIECDKVNVLNTLNGDKKAYVRLSGEHDALEVANKIGIL; encoded by the exons aAAAGAGCAAAAATAcaggaaaaaataaacacTCCGTtaatgtttttaaaaaaggaGTTGTAAAACCAAGTGATTCCAAAAAAACAGTAAAAGTTACAAAGAAGGGagtaaaaaaaacattaaataaaaatgcATCAAAGAAAAAATTGCTTAAAATGAAAGATGACGATAAGGATTcaaagaagaaaaaaatgaaactATCTATTCGTTTTAAAAA GCCCAAAACCTTGAAATTAGCTAGAAATCCAAAGTGCCCAAGAATTGTAAAATCTTGTCATAGTAAAGCATTAGACAAATATGgattaataaaatatccATTAACATCTGAAAAAGCTATGAAAAAAATCGAAGAAATAAATACTTTAGTTTTTATATGTGACAAAAGAGCAAATAagaaaaacataaaaaaatctgtaaaaaatttatttgGCATCGAGTGTGATAAAGTTAATGTCTTGAACAC ATTGAATGGAGATAAAAAGGCCTACGTTCGTTTGTCAGGAGAACACGACGCTTTAGAAGTTGCAAACAAAATAggaatattataa
- a CDS encoding hypothetical protein (conserved Plasmodium protein, unknown function): MDEYTNNCDVNEKIIPFFNYISEVSEKCTCNEEKNVYLYGTYNGCTSRSFIEENIIVDTCNIYERLYCGSRFFELIILTSEKVNMEKITCDDKKKDIFCLFEGEKIYDICSILQEIAVFLKNDKKKEKKKKEKIILSFIEYNNKDEMNTYNIHILDIYIYLYLRNYLKQTYSIEDENYNILYFYNEKERILNIEKYNYDINHFDIRNWLFNNMSFFLPSKRIDDKSDDKINNKINNINNNNNNNNNNNLLTVDKYLNVQNKSKNLSQSHNLSLFRLNSMVDNQTNKLSSKISINKKLPNILINENDNKNYICNEENCISSIINSSTNIERENAICYYLKCCTYENVNVFTLHQKHIYDNNFNIYKKFIGHNNIPLIQYIIDIPKELILDNSPFIFTNKKLKYLDTNILNDQCSGINTHNTLSSYNFYYVIKIQDEKKEKTNTNQVIQNIDNNLIYIHKLLKQNYNNNIISIVTQNFHVTYVFTVLKFNLQKKKKL, translated from the coding sequence ATGGATGAATACACCAATAATTGTGATGTTAATGAAAAGATCATAcctttttttaattacaTATCTGAAGTATCAGAAAAATGTACATgtaatgaagaaaaaaatgtttaCTTGTATGGAACATATAATGGTTGCACTAGCAGAAGTTTTATAGAAGAGAATATCATTGTTGATACatgtaatatttatgaaagGCTATATTGTGGAAGCCGCTTTTTTGAACTAATCATATTAACAAGTGAAAAAGTGaatatggaaaaaataacatgtgatgataaaaaaaaagatatcTTTTGTTTATTTGAAGGAGagaaaatatatgatatttgTAGCATATTACAAGAAATTGCTGTTTTTctaaaaaatgataaaaaaaaagaaaaaaaaaaaaaagaaaaaattattttatcctttatagaatataataataaagatgaaatgaatacatataatattcatatattagatatatatatatatttatatttaagaaattatttaaaacaAACATACAGTATAGAGgatgaaaattataatatattatatttttataatgaaaaagaaagaattcttaatatagaaaaatataactaTGATATAAATCACTTTGATATAAGAAATTGGCTCTTCAACAATATGTCTTTTTTTCTACCATCTAAAAGGATAGACGACAAATCTGatgataaaattaataacaaaattaataatattaataataataataataataataataacaacaacCTTTTGACAGtagataaatatttaaacGTGCAAAACAAATCCAAGAATTTATCTCAATCACATAATTTATCCTTATTCAGATTAAATTCAATGGTAGATAATCAAACGAACAAATTATCTTCAAAAATATCcattaataaaaaattaccaaatatattaattaatgaaaatgataataaaaattatatttgtaatgAAGAAAATTGTATATCATCCATTATTAATTCTTCAACAAATATTGAAAGAGAAAATGCTATCTGctattatttaaaatgttGTACATATGAAAATGTAAACGTATTTACATTACACCAGAAACatatttatgataataattttaacatatataaaaaatttattggacataataatattccacttattcaatatattattgatatACCCAAAGAATTAATATTAGACAACTCtccttttatatttacaaataagaaattaaaatatttagaCACTAATATTCTTAATGATCAATGTTCAGGAATTAATACACATAATACATTAtcttcatataatttttattatgttataaaaattcaagatgaaaaaaaagaaaaaacaaatacAAATCAAGttatacaaaatattgataataatttaatatatattcataaattattgaaacaaaattataataataatatcataaGTATTGTTACACAAAATTTTCATGTTACTTATGTTTTCACAGTATTAAAGTTTAATttgcaaaaaaaaaaaaaattatga
- a CDS encoding plasmepsin V produces MNNYFLRKENFFVLFCFVFVSIFFVLNVRVIKCNKIENVINNVDSISSDFYKYKLYGDIDEYAYYFLDLDIGNPSQRISLILDTGSSSLSFPCSGCKDCGIHMEKPYNLNYSKTSSILYCNNNNCPYGLKCVGNKCEYLQSYCEGSQIYGFYFSDIVTLASYNNKKKISFEKLMGCHMHEESLFLHQQATGVLGFSLTKPNGVPTFVDLLFKHTPSLRPIYSICVSEHGGELIIGGYEPEYFLSKEKEKQKIEKSNHNNNNNNNKNNDDMNNSKDASVSNNVEDIVWQAITRKYYYYIKIYGLDIYGTNIMDKKELDMLVDSGSTFTHIPENIYNQINYYLDILCIQDMTNVYEINKRLKITNKSLNKPLVYFEDFNTALKNIIQNENLCIKIVDGVQCWKSLEHLPNLYITLSNNYKMLWKPSSYLYKKETFWCKGLEKQVNNKPILGLTFFKNKQVIFDLQQNQIAFVESKCPSHLTTSRPRTFNEYREKENIFLKVSFFNLYSLWLLFALTILLSLILYVRKIFYMDYFPLNDQNKSHTQQST; encoded by the coding sequence atgaataattattttttaaggaaagaaaatttttttgttttgttttgttttgtttttgtgAGTATCTTTTTTGTATTAAATGTAAGAGtaataaaatgtaataaGATTGAAAATGTAATTAATAATGTGGATAGTATTTCTTCagatttttataaatataaattatatggTGATATAGATGAATATgcatattattttctagATCTAGATATAGGGAATCCATCCCAAAGAATATCTTTAATTCTAGATACAGGTTCTTCTTCTTTAAGTTTTCCATGTAGTGGTTGTAAAGATTGTGGGATTCATATGGAGAAACCATATAATTTGAATTATTCAAAAACATCATCTATTTtatattgtaataataataattgtcCTTATGGTTTAAAATGTGTAGGAAATAAATGTGAATATCTTCAATCATATTGTGAAGGGTCTCAAATATATggtttttatttttcagATATTGTCACTTTAGCatcttataataataaaaaaaaaatatcctttgaaaaattaatgGGATGTCATATGCATGAAGAGagtttatttttacatcAACAAGCTACAGGAGTTCTAGGTTTTAGCTTGACGAAACCGAATGGAGTTCCAACATTTGTTGACTTACTTTTTAAACATACTCCTTCCTTAAGACCAATATATTCTATATGTGTGTCTGAGCATGGAGGGGAATTAATCATAGGTGGTTATGAACCGGAGTATTTTTTGTCCAAAGAAAAGgagaaacaaaaaattgaaaagtcaaatcataataataataataataataataaaaataatgatgatatgaataattCCAAAGATGCTAGTGTATCTAATAATGTTGAAGATATCGTGTGGCAAGCTATTACTAGAaaatattactattacataaaaatatatggGTTAGATATATATGGCACTAATATTATGgataaaaaagaattagATATGTTAGTTGATTCAGGTAGTACATTTACACATATTCcagaaaatatttataaccaaataaattattatctagatattttatgtatacAAGATATGACTAATgtatatgaaataaataaaagattaaaaataacaaaCAAGTCATTAAATAAACCATTAGTATATTTTGAGGATTTTAATACAgcattaaaaaatattattcaaaacgaaaatttatgtattaaaaTTGTGGATGGAGTACAATGTTGGAAAAGTTTAGAACACTTACcaaatttatatattactttgtcgaataattataaaatgttatGGAAACCAAGTTCCTAtctatataaaaaagaaactTTCTGGTGTAAAGGATTAGAAAAACAAGTTAATAATAAACCTATTCTAGGATTAAccttttttaaaaataaacaagTTATTTTTGATTTACAACAAAATCAAATTGCATTTGTAGAATCCAAATGCCCATCTCATTTAACAACATCAAGACCAAGAACATTTAATGAATATAgagaaaaagaaaatatcTTCTTAAAagtttcattttttaatttatatagTTTATGGCTATTATTCGCATTAACTATACTCTTATCTCTAATTCTTTATGTAAGAAAAATTTTCTACATGGATTATTTTCCATTGAATGACCAAAATAAATCTCACACACAACAATCAACATAA
- a CDS encoding hypothetical protein (conserved Plasmodium protein, unknown function) yields MEYLNKIYMTAVGKKREVSVHVDVDEDEDEDMCDENIMNRIKQKNCCKKWSTSMYNKNILINYRKDIDKDSFFIILEKAWKLFFHDDTKGNKLLLHEENDNNIYSLPNFLIIDNVSNYNHMDTDNIISMNNDQCDNEDNIIINDENTKKYILEDIDDKKIVSNKTFPLNKKFIDIYHKHEDTYYSYHKEIDDFLILPDIIITNNENINIFHEIKDDDESLKVNDNYVKNEEHKNNVDITYDEKKTYDEKKTYDEKKTYDEKKTYDENKTYDKNKTYDYNKTYDDNIIQNVHITDNMNNPNVTTDSSNIYILNDEK; encoded by the coding sequence atggaatatttaaacaaaatatacatGACGGCAGTTGGAAAAAAGAGAGAGGTAAGTGTTCATGTTGATGTAGATGAAGATGAAGACGAAGACATGTgtgatgaaaatattatgaatagaataaaacaaaaaaattgttGTAAAAAATGGAGTACCAGTATgtataataagaatatattaattaattatagaaaagatatagataaagattctttttttataatattagaaaaagcatggaaattattttttcatgATGACACAAAAGGAAATAAATTACTTTTGcatgaagaaaatgataacaatatatattcattaccaaattttttaattatagATAATGTGTCAAATTATAATCATATGGATAcagataatattataagtaTGAATAATGATCAATGTGataatgaagataatataattataaatgatgaaaatacaaaaaaatatatattagaagatatagatgataaaaaaatagtatctaataaaacatttcctttaaataaaaaatttattgatatatatcataaacATGAAGATACATATTATAGTTATCATAAAGAAATTGATGACTTTTTAATATTGCCAGATATAATTATTACAAATAATGAaaacattaatatatttcatgAGATTAAGGATGATGATGAATCTTTAAAAGTTAATGACAATTATGTCAAAAATGAAGAGCATAAGAATAATGTGGACATAAcatatgatgaaaaaaaaacatatgatgaaaaaaaaacgtatgatgaaaaaaaaacatatgatgaaaaaaaaacatatgatgaaaataaaacatatgataaaaataaaacatatgattataataaaacatatgatgataatattattcaaaatgttcatattacagataatatgaataacCCAAACGTTACAACAGATTCatcaaatatttatatccTTAATGATGAAAAATGA